A single window of Candidatus Rhabdochlamydia oedothoracis DNA harbors:
- a CDS encoding helix-turn-helix domain-containing protein, giving the protein MIFNNQTQGETLPKGYHHLTYYQRCQIYILKARGDTSSSIANILKVHHSTISRELKRNKGQRGYRHQQAQEKAFLRKNSQPNKKMTPQIVTRIEEKIKLQWSPIQISGWLKRHGKEHVSHETIYTSADSNG; this is encoded by the coding sequence GTGATTTTTAACAATCAAACACAAGGAGAGACCTTGCCTAAAGGCTACCATCACCTAACCTATTACCAAAGATGTCAGATTTATATTTTAAAAGCTAGAGGAGATACATCTAGCTCAATAGCAAACATTCTAAAAGTTCATCATAGCACTATTAGTAGGGAACTTAAGAGAAATAAAGGGCAACGAGGATACCGTCATCAGCAAGCTCAAGAAAAAGCATTTCTTAGAAAAAATTCTCAGCCCAATAAAAAAATGACTCCTCAAATAGTTACCCGTATTGAAGAAAAAATCAAGTTGCAATGGAGCCCTATACAAATATCCGGATGGCTTAAAAGACATGGTAAAGAACATGTTAGTCATGAGACCATCTATACTAGTGCCGATTCAAACGGCTAG
- a CDS encoding ISAs1 family transposase translates to MEGFIHSSSIMMHFSKLPDPRKARNQLDSLHDIISTSILAMLCGQDDYMGFCLWTQMNLDWLQSVNICKYGAPSHDTYERFFAFLNPHSFRTCFMHWTQSIAQAFGGDSIAIDGKTLCGSGNKTIDHPYGKRFCF, encoded by the coding sequence ATGGAAGGATTCATTCATTCTTCATCTATTATGATGCATTTTTCGAAATTACCAGACCCAAGAAAGGCGCGCAATCAACTAGATAGCCTTCATGATATTATCAGCACATCTATCCTAGCCATGCTATGTGGACAAGATGATTACATGGGCTTTTGCTTGTGGACACAGATGAACCTCGATTGGTTACAATCTGTTAATATCTGCAAATATGGAGCTCCTTCTCATGATACCTATGAGAGGTTTTTTGCCTTTTTAAATCCTCATTCGTTCCGTACATGTTTTATGCATTGGACTCAGTCCATAGCTCAGGCATTTGGAGGAGACAGTATTGCCATTGACGGCAAGACATTATGCGGTTCTGGTAATAAGACAATAGATCATCCATATGGTAAGCGCTTTTGCTTCTGA
- a CDS encoding methionyl aminopeptidase, with translation MMRNDPCWCGSQKKWKKCHYPEQPLKEQYLKKYGIILKNDEQIVGIRHACRLAATVLDKLCSITKVGVTTNELDRYAKELFEEKNAISCCIGYGEPPFPKHICTSLNDVICHGIPNDIPLQQGDIINIDVACVLNGYYGDCSKMVALEPIDAEKRRVVDVSLECLNRAAQVLKPKNKLCEIGKAIDSYASSQNCSVVDQFVGHGVGIGFHEEPQVAHHYNHSQIPLTAGMTLTIEPMINAGTRSGYIDKDHWTCRTVDGKPSAQWEHTFLITETGYEILTIPDYTSLISN, from the coding sequence ATGATGCGTAACGATCCCTGTTGGTGTGGTAGTCAAAAAAAATGGAAAAAATGCCACTATCCTGAACAACCCCTTAAAGAACAGTATTTAAAGAAATATGGAATCATTTTAAAAAATGACGAGCAAATCGTTGGCATTCGTCATGCATGCAGGCTTGCTGCCACCGTTTTAGATAAACTCTGCTCTATTACAAAAGTGGGGGTTACCACAAATGAACTAGATCGATATGCAAAAGAGCTGTTTGAAGAAAAAAATGCGATCTCTTGTTGTATAGGATATGGAGAACCGCCTTTTCCTAAACACATTTGTACATCGCTCAACGATGTGATTTGTCATGGAATTCCCAATGATATTCCCTTGCAGCAGGGCGATATTATTAATATCGATGTGGCTTGTGTTTTAAATGGATACTATGGCGACTGTAGTAAAATGGTCGCTCTTGAACCCATCGATGCTGAAAAACGCAGAGTAGTTGATGTTTCTTTAGAATGCTTAAATAGAGCAGCACAGGTTTTAAAGCCCAAAAATAAACTATGTGAGATTGGTAAAGCCATTGATTCCTATGCTTCTTCTCAAAATTGCTCTGTCGTAGATCAATTTGTAGGCCACGGAGTAGGGATTGGATTTCATGAAGAGCCACAGGTTGCTCATCATTATAATCACTCCCAAATTCCTTTGACTGCTGGAATGACTTTAACCATTGAACCTATGATCAATGCGGGTACACGCAGTGGATATATTGATAAAGACCATTGGACCTGTAGAACAGTTGATGGAAAACCAAGCGCGCAATGGGAACATACCTTCTTAATTACCGAAACCGGTTATGAAATTTTGACAATTCCTGATTATACTAGTTTGATTTCAAATTAA
- the htpX gene encoding protease HtpX, with translation MDYKEKKMAIAKRVFLFLLINFLVVITLSFFLSVFNIKPYLQSYGLNLYSLMIFCFVWGMGGAFISLLLSRKIALWMMRVQLIDSHTKDPSLQRLLTIVHKFSRDANLSDFPQVGVYNSLELNAFATGPTKKRSLIAVSTGLLNRMSEKELEGVIAHEMAHIQNGDMVTMTLLQGVINAFVMFLARVLAYICSGLSRNRNNSSTGSYFSYVIFVFLFEVIFMVLGSLIICAFSRFREFRADRGGAFLAGRENMIAALKALQKNVQTQDPQTAVAAFQAFKISTPKKSSITRWFATHPPLEARIERLKDHNGFS, from the coding sequence ATGGATTATAAGGAGAAAAAAATGGCTATTGCTAAAAGAGTTTTTTTATTTTTGTTAATCAATTTTCTTGTCGTTATTACCCTTTCTTTTTTTCTAAGCGTTTTTAACATAAAACCTTATTTACAATCATATGGCTTAAATCTCTATTCTTTAATGATCTTCTGTTTTGTTTGGGGTATGGGAGGAGCCTTTATTTCGCTTTTGCTCTCTCGTAAAATCGCTTTATGGATGATGAGAGTACAGTTAATAGATTCTCATACCAAAGACCCTAGTTTACAGCGATTATTAACCATTGTGCATAAATTTTCTCGAGATGCAAATCTATCGGATTTTCCTCAAGTAGGGGTATATAATTCCCTTGAATTAAATGCTTTTGCTACAGGCCCTACCAAAAAACGCAGTTTAATTGCTGTTTCAACCGGTTTGTTAAATCGCATGTCTGAAAAAGAATTAGAAGGGGTTATTGCTCATGAAATGGCTCATATTCAAAATGGGGACATGGTCACAATGACCCTATTACAAGGCGTTATTAATGCCTTTGTCATGTTCTTGGCTAGAGTGCTTGCCTATATCTGTTCAGGACTTAGCAGAAACAGGAACAATTCTTCTACAGGGTCTTATTTTAGCTATGTGATCTTCGTCTTTTTATTTGAGGTGATCTTTATGGTTTTAGGATCTTTGATTATCTGTGCCTTTTCTCGTTTTAGAGAGTTTAGAGCAGATCGCGGTGGCGCTTTTTTAGCAGGCAGAGAAAATATGATAGCCGCTTTAAAAGCATTACAAAAGAATGTACAGACTCAAGATCCTCAAACAGCTGTTGCGGCTTTTCAAGCATTTAAAATCTCAACCCCTAAAAAAAGCAGCATTACCCGTTGGTTTGCTACTCACCCTCCTTTAGAAGCGCGAATAGAAAGATTGAAAGACCATAATGGCTTCTCTTGA
- a CDS encoding bifunctional heptose 7-phosphate kinase/heptose 1-phosphate adenyltransferase has translation MVKLSGMLSQFDPVHVLVIGDFLLDTYTTGKIKRMSPEAPVPVLHVEKEENRPGGAGNVVLNLISLGAQVTAVGRIGYDFAGKWLYGFLETEGVNVQALLFQKGYKTSVKNRLIADAQQILRFDHEEITPLLQDLEKNLIQQLPTLLKKIQMVAISDYGKGFLTDSLLKAVIQLAKKLSIPVIVDPKGEDFSKYSGATVLKPNLSEAIAAAKLLKTSPLDQVAEVIFSQCCAEMLLITCSEKGMSLFKRSGDTCDFFVSSKEVKDVTGAGDTVLAMMSIALANQMDINHAIQLSNIAAGIAIEKLGCARVTLSNIAQRLLELDVENKIFEEHHLFVLQQSLKDVRYTVLGVDSQKGMTTALFSTFRKLCSKKLKSKLIIYICDTNPDQEFVLLLSSLSEVDFIVLKSESLKNLCKIIHPEHVFIMDQSELIPLTHPMELFVL, from the coding sequence ATGGTAAAACTTAGCGGCATGCTTAGTCAATTTGATCCTGTACATGTTTTGGTCATTGGTGACTTTTTGTTAGATACCTATACAACAGGTAAAATCAAAAGAATGTCTCCAGAGGCACCAGTTCCTGTTCTACATGTAGAAAAAGAAGAAAATCGCCCAGGAGGAGCAGGGAATGTTGTCTTAAACCTTATTTCACTAGGAGCGCAGGTGACTGCTGTAGGAAGAATAGGGTATGATTTTGCAGGAAAGTGGTTATACGGTTTTTTAGAAACAGAAGGGGTTAACGTCCAAGCGTTGTTATTTCAAAAAGGATATAAGACCTCTGTTAAAAATCGATTAATTGCAGATGCACAGCAAATTTTGCGATTTGATCATGAAGAGATTACTCCTTTATTACAAGATCTAGAAAAAAACCTTATCCAACAATTGCCAACTCTTTTAAAAAAAATACAAATGGTTGCTATTTCTGATTATGGTAAAGGATTTTTAACAGACTCGTTGTTAAAAGCTGTGATTCAGCTGGCTAAAAAACTTTCTATTCCTGTTATTGTGGATCCTAAAGGAGAAGATTTTAGCAAATACAGTGGAGCTACAGTACTCAAACCTAATCTATCTGAAGCAATTGCTGCTGCAAAACTTTTAAAAACCAGTCCTTTAGATCAAGTAGCCGAAGTTATTTTTAGCCAATGCTGTGCAGAAATGCTTTTAATTACATGTTCAGAAAAAGGAATGTCTTTATTTAAGCGGTCAGGGGATACATGTGATTTCTTTGTGTCTTCTAAAGAAGTGAAAGATGTAACGGGTGCAGGAGACACGGTTCTTGCTATGATGAGCATTGCATTAGCCAATCAGATGGATATAAACCACGCAATCCAACTCTCTAATATTGCTGCAGGAATTGCTATTGAAAAACTAGGTTGTGCACGAGTAACCCTGTCTAATATAGCTCAAAGGCTACTAGAGCTTGATGTTGAGAATAAGATTTTTGAGGAACATCATCTTTTTGTTTTGCAACAATCCTTAAAAGATGTTAGGTATACCGTTCTTGGAGTAGATAGTCAAAAAGGGATGACAACAGCTTTATTCTCTACTTTTCGAAAGCTATGCTCAAAAAAGCTTAAATCAAAACTCATTATTTATATCTGTGATACAAACCCAGATCAAGAATTTGTCCTATTGCTATCTTCTTTATCTGAAGTGGATTTTATCGTGCTTAAAAGTGAGAGTTTAAAAAACTTGTGCAAAATTATCCATCCTGAACATGTATTTATCATGGACCAATCAGAATTAATTCCGTTAACACATCCAATGGAGCTGTTTGTGTTATAA
- the rpsR gene encoding 30S ribosomal protein S18, with amino-acid sequence MEFSYEEKQTVEKPFAKKNKQCPFKSAGVRHIDYKDVETLVRFITERGKIIPRRITGVSAYYQRKLAQAIKQSRHMALLPFVAQD; translated from the coding sequence ATAGAGTTTAGTTATGAAGAAAAACAAACGGTTGAGAAGCCTTTTGCAAAAAAAAACAAGCAATGTCCTTTTAAATCAGCTGGGGTGCGCCATATTGATTATAAAGATGTTGAAACATTAGTTCGTTTTATTACAGAGCGCGGTAAAATCATTCCAAGAAGAATTACCGGTGTATCTGCTTATTACCAACGTAAATTAGCTCAAGCGATCAAACAATCAAGACATATGGCCCTTTTACCATTTGTCGCACAAGACTAA
- a CDS encoding ISAs1 family transposase: MVSAFASEQSLVLGHLKCSGKGKELETIQSLLTILNIKGVVVTIDAAGCHKIVVEQICSQGGDYVIALKGNQDHLHAEAHNFFEQAQDVIPEKASRLNRHYYILVCIQIKSLNT; this comes from the coding sequence ATGGTAAGCGCTTTTGCTTCTGAGCAAAGTCTTGTGTTGGGACATCTTAAATGTTCTGGAAAAGGAAAAGAACTAGAGACCATTCAAAGCCTGCTTACCATATTAAATATTAAAGGAGTTGTTGTAACAATCGATGCAGCCGGTTGTCACAAAATAGTAGTAGAACAGATTTGTTCCCAGGGAGGAGATTATGTTATTGCTCTTAAAGGCAATCAAGACCACTTACATGCAGAAGCTCATAACTTTTTTGAACAAGCACAGGACGTTATACCGGAAAAAGCTAGCCGTTTGAATCGGCACTACTATATACTCGTTTGCATTCAAATTAAGAGTTTGAATACATAA
- the rplI gene encoding 50S ribosomal protein L9, translating into MRNQRQRSQLLLLKDVEQLGRSGDIVHVKPGYAWNYLIPTGRAVFPDKRTLRNQANLKEQREQQANLDREESELVAKNLEGKSLEIFVKVDPDGHMYGSVKPQDIVLLLQENEQILLDRRNVLTPTIKELGTYKISLALKENVPAQFTLHVIKEV; encoded by the coding sequence ATGCGTAACCAACGTCAACGTAGTCAATTACTACTTTTGAAAGATGTCGAACAGCTTGGACGTAGCGGAGATATTGTACATGTGAAGCCTGGCTATGCGTGGAATTATCTGATCCCTACAGGTAGAGCGGTTTTCCCCGATAAGCGCACACTGCGCAACCAAGCAAATCTTAAGGAACAAAGAGAGCAGCAAGCAAACTTAGATCGTGAAGAATCTGAGTTAGTTGCTAAAAACTTAGAAGGAAAGTCTTTGGAAATTTTTGTGAAGGTAGATCCTGATGGTCATATGTATGGATCTGTAAAACCCCAAGATATTGTACTTTTACTGCAAGAAAACGAGCAAATTTTATTAGATCGCCGTAACGTTTTAACTCCAACTATTAAAGAGTTAGGAACATATAAAATTTCTCTTGCTCTTAAAGAAAATGTGCCTGCACAATTTACGTTGCATGTGATTAAAGAGGTCTAG
- the rfaD gene encoding ADP-glyceromanno-heptose 6-epimerase produces MDTKIYDDQFIVITGAAGLIGSCCVRYLNDQGFTNLILVDDIKKTNKWKNLLNKKYIDFISKHQLFDWLKGKEKEIKAFIHLGACSDTLEQNEDYLMQNNLRYSIRLAEYALQAKHRFIYASSAATYGDGSQGFIDDHGQLEYLKPLNLYGFSKHAFDLWLKQQGVLDQVTGLKYFNVFGPNENHKGRMASMIYKMTSLVQKEKVIRLFASSDPDQFADGDQCRDFIYVKDACQMTCEFLKNSLGGIFNIGSGSATTWHSLALAIFKALKIPPKITFIEMPKELGSQYQNYTCADMAKYIKVVEQPKLYSIQDAVEDYVQNYLTVDKRW; encoded by the coding sequence ATGGATACAAAGATCTATGACGATCAATTTATTGTAATCACAGGAGCTGCGGGATTAATAGGTTCTTGCTGTGTCCGTTATTTAAACGATCAAGGATTTACTAATCTGATTTTAGTCGATGATATTAAAAAAACGAATAAGTGGAAAAATCTCCTAAACAAAAAGTATATCGATTTTATTTCAAAGCATCAATTATTTGATTGGTTAAAAGGTAAAGAAAAAGAAATAAAGGCCTTCATTCATTTAGGAGCTTGTTCTGATACTTTGGAACAAAATGAAGATTACTTGATGCAAAATAATTTGCGTTATTCCATTCGTTTAGCTGAATATGCCCTTCAAGCAAAACATCGATTTATTTATGCTTCTTCGGCTGCTACATATGGGGATGGATCTCAAGGCTTTATTGATGACCATGGTCAGCTCGAGTACTTAAAACCCTTGAATCTATACGGTTTTTCTAAACATGCTTTTGATTTATGGTTGAAGCAGCAAGGGGTTTTGGATCAAGTTACAGGTTTAAAATATTTTAATGTTTTTGGGCCTAATGAAAATCATAAAGGACGTATGGCTTCCATGATTTATAAAATGACATCGCTTGTGCAAAAGGAAAAAGTGATTCGTTTATTTGCTTCTTCAGACCCAGATCAATTTGCTGATGGAGATCAGTGTCGTGACTTTATCTATGTAAAAGATGCCTGTCAGATGACGTGTGAGTTCTTAAAAAATTCCCTAGGTGGTATTTTTAATATAGGATCAGGATCTGCTACTACGTGGCACTCTTTAGCTCTAGCTATTTTTAAAGCATTGAAAATACCACCTAAAATTACATTTATAGAAATGCCTAAAGAGCTCGGTTCTCAATATCAAAATTATACCTGTGCTGATATGGCAAAATATATAAAAGTTGTGGAACAGCCTAAGTTGTATTCTATACAAGATGCAGTAGAAGATTATGTGCAAAATTATTTAACCGTGGATAAGCGATGGTAA
- the pth gene encoding aminoacyl-tRNA hydrolase, whose translation MRETEKHLIVGLGNSGEKYKNTRHNVGFKAIDFFANHHGLVFRESVQICGSLAQGCIQKKQVILLKPMTFMNVSGESIKSCMQCFSIAKEKVLVVCDDITIALGKMRMRMKGSSGGHNGLKSVSLSLVTEEFARLRVGVDFPQLEEDLSDYVLGKFTKEQQKILEKLLPFTTLVLREWIVKGIAPSMQLAHSYPDCKNR comes from the coding sequence TTGAGAGAAACGGAAAAACATTTAATTGTTGGACTGGGAAATTCTGGTGAAAAGTATAAAAATACCAGGCATAATGTAGGGTTTAAAGCGATTGACTTTTTTGCTAATCATCACGGCCTTGTTTTTCGTGAATCAGTGCAGATTTGTGGATCTTTGGCTCAAGGTTGTATACAAAAGAAGCAGGTTATCTTATTGAAGCCTATGACATTTATGAACGTAAGTGGTGAATCGATAAAGAGCTGCATGCAATGCTTTTCTATTGCAAAAGAAAAGGTATTGGTTGTTTGTGATGATATCACAATTGCTTTAGGAAAGATGAGAATGCGAATGAAGGGATCTTCTGGAGGGCATAACGGGTTAAAAAGCGTATCTTTAAGTTTAGTTACTGAAGAATTCGCTAGATTGAGAGTTGGTGTGGATTTTCCACAATTAGAAGAAGATTTATCTGATTATGTATTGGGAAAATTCACTAAAGAACAACAAAAAATACTAGAAAAGTTGCTCCCTTTTACTACCTTGGTCTTAAGGGAATGGATTGTGAAAGGAATAGCTCCAAGTATGCAATTGGCCCATAGTTATCCAGATTGCAAAAATAGATAA
- a CDS encoding HD domain-containing protein: MNNFAFPCFILAIITSSYADDVKPKVSICQESAQKFTKQIIQEKIEETRVLVSKIVHDDEIVMTQFDLLAEELITAYCREKGVTLNEVEEILQAMQFSAEKHRFQTRKNDRKTPYVSHCFEVAYKVMSVGEVRDLTSILASLLHDTLKDTQTTAEEIEKKFGKQVAKVVDELTGDRKISLQEKKRQETINASYRSKPAAIVQLADTLCNTLELLNHPPKGWSRKYIDQYFQWAQTVVDRLPSVNFKLKEAVLLTLNQYWETQAASSK, translated from the coding sequence ATGAATAACTTTGCGTTTCCCTGTTTTATTTTAGCTATAATCACTAGCTCTTATGCTGATGATGTAAAGCCAAAGGTATCTATTTGTCAAGAATCTGCTCAGAAATTTACTAAGCAGATCATTCAGGAAAAAATAGAAGAGACAAGAGTTTTAGTTAGTAAAATTGTGCATGATGATGAAATTGTCATGACGCAATTTGATCTATTAGCAGAAGAGCTTATTACTGCTTATTGTCGAGAAAAAGGAGTTACTTTAAATGAAGTAGAAGAGATCTTACAAGCCATGCAATTTTCTGCAGAAAAGCATCGTTTTCAAACACGTAAAAATGATCGTAAAACCCCTTATGTATCTCATTGTTTTGAGGTTGCCTATAAAGTGATGAGTGTGGGAGAAGTAAGAGACTTAACGAGTATTTTAGCAAGTCTATTGCATGATACTCTAAAAGATACGCAAACAACAGCGGAAGAAATCGAAAAAAAATTTGGAAAGCAAGTTGCTAAGGTAGTAGATGAGCTAACAGGAGACAGAAAAATATCCTTACAAGAGAAAAAAAGACAAGAAACAATCAATGCATCATATCGATCAAAGCCCGCAGCCATAGTTCAACTGGCCGATACTCTTTGTAATACATTAGAGCTTCTAAATCACCCCCCCAAAGGCTGGAGTCGAAAATATATTGATCAATACTTTCAATGGGCACAGACGGTTGTAGACCGTCTTCCATCTGTTAACTTTAAGCTAAAAGAAGCTGTACTTCTTACATTAAATCAATATTGGGAAACACAAGCGGCTTCATCAAAATAA
- the ispE gene encoding 4-(cytidine 5'-diphospho)-2-C-methyl-D-erythritol kinase: MNLKNFKGKDQALTLLSPAKVNLFFRIHHRRQDQYHQISSLYQAINLSDTISISLAEEDLFHCNLNHLCDLQGNFIWQAVSLFRQKTGWNQKLSIRLQKNIPLQAGLGGGSSNAATTLWALNQLSHYQFEENQLALWAAELGSDMAFFFSQGTAYCQGKGEIIQQITHLPSTHFWLATPQFGLSTTAVYQKCDASKLTHWDSAQALSDTLQGKFILRNDLEPAAFDLKPELRVIKHQLLAMGFTQVSMTGSGTTFICFGSLETLESPGVVFYPVHFLQRKLGYWYQ, from the coding sequence TTGAACCTAAAAAATTTTAAGGGGAAAGATCAAGCGCTCACGCTGCTTTCCCCTGCTAAAGTTAATTTGTTTTTTCGTATACATCATCGAAGACAAGATCAATATCATCAAATTTCCTCTCTTTATCAAGCCATTAATTTATCAGATACCATCTCTATTTCTTTAGCTGAGGAAGACCTTTTTCATTGTAATTTGAATCATCTCTGTGACCTGCAAGGAAATTTCATTTGGCAAGCCGTATCTTTATTTCGTCAGAAAACAGGTTGGAATCAGAAGTTATCTATTCGCTTACAAAAGAATATTCCTTTGCAAGCGGGTTTAGGGGGAGGAAGCAGTAATGCAGCAACGACTCTGTGGGCTCTTAACCAGCTTTCCCATTACCAATTTGAAGAAAATCAGTTAGCTCTTTGGGCTGCTGAATTAGGTTCTGATATGGCTTTTTTCTTTTCGCAAGGAACTGCTTATTGCCAAGGAAAAGGGGAGATTATACAGCAGATAACCCACTTGCCGAGCACTCATTTCTGGTTAGCAACGCCTCAATTTGGCTTATCCACTACTGCAGTCTACCAAAAATGCGATGCGAGTAAGTTAACGCATTGGGATAGTGCTCAAGCTTTATCCGATACGCTCCAAGGTAAATTCATTTTAAGGAATGATTTGGAGCCAGCAGCCTTTGATTTAAAGCCGGAATTACGAGTCATCAAACATCAGCTTTTAGCGATGGGGTTTACACAAGTGTCTATGACAGGAAGTGGTACCACTTTTATCTGCTTTGGATCTTTAGAAACACTAGAATCACCAGGAGTCGTTTTTTATCCTGTGCATTTTTTACAAAGAAAGCTAGGCTATTGGTATCAATAA
- a CDS encoding IS630 family transposase — MKKLTPSQIADLEHKLKHPKDYSERNRLCVILGYDEGISTKNLAKALRISPITVQEYLREYDSENKTGNSPRGGSKSKLSQDQTESLLKHLQEKTYLKVKGIIAYVHEQYGIKYSRSGMTDWLIQHGFVYKRPKKIPGKLDPEKQRIFIEQYMVLKETLNPDEEIYFIDAVHPEHQSQAVCGWIKKGVQKTLQTSGKQLRLHFAGALCLTGMKIFTEEYKTVDADAMLDFFKKLEKQTEARIIHVILDNARSNKNKKLEEFLMSSRIKVHYLPPYSPNLNPIERLWKILKEKKVYNRYYETSVTFFQAIRGFFLEEIPKITDILKCRINDKFQVVDLNPIKLAV, encoded by the coding sequence ATGAAAAAACTGACCCCTAGCCAGATAGCTGACTTAGAACACAAGTTAAAGCATCCAAAAGACTATTCTGAACGGAATAGGCTTTGTGTAATTTTGGGCTATGATGAGGGTATCTCAACAAAAAATCTTGCTAAAGCACTTCGGATAAGCCCTATCACTGTTCAGGAATACCTCAGAGAATATGATTCCGAAAATAAAACTGGAAATAGCCCTCGAGGCGGTAGCAAATCAAAACTTTCACAAGACCAAACAGAGTCTCTACTAAAACACCTACAGGAAAAGACCTATCTTAAAGTCAAAGGGATCATAGCTTATGTGCATGAGCAATATGGGATAAAATATTCCCGAAGTGGCATGACAGATTGGCTCATACAGCACGGATTTGTTTATAAACGTCCTAAAAAGATTCCTGGGAAATTAGATCCTGAAAAACAACGAATTTTCATAGAACAATATATGGTTTTAAAGGAGACCTTAAACCCTGATGAAGAGATCTATTTCATAGATGCTGTGCATCCTGAACATCAGTCCCAAGCCGTATGTGGATGGATCAAAAAAGGCGTTCAAAAGACTTTGCAGACATCCGGGAAACAATTGCGATTGCATTTTGCTGGAGCTCTTTGCCTGACAGGAATGAAGATTTTTACAGAGGAATATAAGACAGTTGATGCCGATGCAATGCTCGATTTTTTCAAGAAGCTAGAAAAACAGACAGAGGCTCGAATTATTCATGTAATTTTGGATAATGCGAGATCAAACAAAAATAAGAAACTAGAAGAGTTTCTGATGTCTTCTAGGATTAAAGTGCACTATCTCCCTCCTTATTCGCCGAATTTGAATCCTATTGAACGCTTGTGGAAGATCTTAAAGGAAAAGAAGGTATACAATCGATATTACGAAACGTCGGTGACTTTTTTTCAGGCAATTAGAGGATTCTTCTTAGAAGAGATACCGAAAATAACAGATATTTTGAAATGTAGGATAAACGACAAGTTTCAAGTCGTTGACTTAAATCCCATTAAGCTAGCCGTTTGA
- the truA gene encoding tRNA pseudouridine(38-40) synthase TruA, with product MIETKRNLKMTIAYDGAPYLGWQKNNAGPSVEESLQNVLQQILQEDVFLSSASRTDAGVHAKGQVVHFLTTSSICLYKLQGSLNILLDETISVLHIEEAFMQFHSTLNCVKKEYWYHVCFAKIQNPFFRRTSWHFPRFLEFDSMQKAAHSLVGEHDFSAFCNQKPNWDRNVICDVKKLSIVPLSKDRLRFIIHGDHFLYKMVRNLVGTLVYIGCSKLAVNQVPGFLMSKDRSRIGMTAPAHGLLLKKVCY from the coding sequence ATGATAGAAACAAAGCGTAATCTTAAAATGACCATCGCCTATGACGGCGCTCCTTATTTAGGATGGCAGAAAAATAATGCAGGTCCTAGCGTTGAGGAAAGTCTGCAAAACGTTCTACAACAAATCTTGCAAGAAGATGTGTTTTTGTCTTCAGCAAGTAGAACAGATGCTGGGGTACACGCAAAAGGACAGGTAGTTCATTTCCTTACAACTAGCTCTATTTGTTTATACAAATTACAAGGATCTCTCAATATTCTTTTAGATGAAACTATTTCCGTTTTACATATAGAAGAAGCTTTTATGCAGTTTCACTCTACTTTGAACTGCGTTAAAAAAGAATATTGGTATCACGTATGCTTTGCGAAAATACAAAATCCTTTTTTTCGCAGAACTTCTTGGCATTTCCCTCGTTTTTTAGAATTTGATTCTATGCAAAAAGCAGCTCATAGTTTAGTAGGAGAACATGACTTCTCAGCTTTCTGTAACCAAAAACCTAATTGGGATCGTAATGTGATTTGCGATGTGAAAAAGCTATCCATTGTACCTCTTTCTAAAGATAGATTGCGGTTTATAATTCACGGAGATCACTTTCTCTACAAAATGGTTCGTAATTTAGTAGGAACCTTAGTGTATATAGGTTGTTCTAAGCTAGCTGTTAATCAGGTTCCCGGTTTTTTAATGAGCAAGGATCGTTCTCGTATAGGAATGACCGCTCCTGCTCATGGTTTATTATTAAAAAAAGTATGTTATTAA